The following coding sequences lie in one Miscanthus floridulus cultivar M001 chromosome 9, ASM1932011v1, whole genome shotgun sequence genomic window:
- the LOC136482382 gene encoding E3 ubiquitin-protein ligase BOI-like: MAVQAQFGGLAGCLLPYGGGGSGGLAEEQLQALLSAAAAGNKQAQQYHCAAGVASAVQSDLTCNGGGGGGVVASQKRGRDGDLEQYHHVPSSSAALLPIPGVVVHQKPPAATAGSIASSRMADSAAASTSGRGPLWTVDTLLAAELCQQQGAAEVDALVRAGSERLRAGLERARKRQCEALARAAAAGAASALREKERELDAARRRAQELEERLSQAAAETQAWCGLARSNEAAASGLRATLDALLLRASVGGGCGTAQQAAAEEEGFGESGGTDDAESCCFVDAAEDAMPPAPAANWACRACGGGEASVLLLPCRHLCLCKACEPRADACPVCSGAKNAAIHIAPN; this comes from the coding sequence ATGGCCGTGCAAGCGCAGTTCGGCGGCCTCGCCGGGTGCCTGCTTccctacggcggcggcggcagcggcgggttGGCCGAGGAGCAGCTGCAGGCGCTCCTGTCAGCCGCCGCCGCGGGCAACAAGCAGGCCCAGCAGTACCACTGCGCGGCCGGCGTGGCCAGTGCCGTGCAGAGCGACCTGacctgcaacggcggcggcggcggaggcgtggTGGCGTCGCAGAAGCGCGGCAGGGACGGCGACCTCGAGCAGTACCACCACGTGCCGTCCTCGTCCGCCGCGCTGCTCCCGATCCCAGGGGTGGTGGTGCATCAGAAGcctccggcggcgacggcggggagcatcgcTAGCAGCCGGATGGCGGACTCCGCGGCGGCGTCGACCAGCGGGCGCGGCCCGCTATGGACGGTGGACACGCTGTTGGCGGCGGAGCTGTGCCAGCAGCAGGGCGCGGCGGAGGTGGACGCGCTGGTGCGCGCCGGGTCCGAGCGCCTGCGGGCGGGGTTGGAGCGGGCGCGGAAGCGGCAGTGCGAGGCGCTGGCGCGCGCCGCCGCGGCGGGCGCCGCGAGCGCGCTGCGTGAGAAGGAGCGCGAGCTGgacgccgcccgccgccgcgcgcAGGAGCTGGAGGAGCGGCTAAGTCAGGCGGCCGCCGAGACGCAGGCGTGGTGCGGCCTGGCGCGCAGCAACGAGGCCGCCGCGTCGGGCCTGCGCGCCACGCTCGACGCGCTGCTCCTCCGCGCCAGTGTCGGTGGTGGTTGCGGTACGGCGCAGCAGGCCGCGGCCGAGGAGGAGGGATTCGGCGAGTCCGGGGGCACGGACGACGCGGAGTCGTGCTGCTTCGTCGACGCGGCCGAGGACGCGATGCCGCCGGCCCCGGCGGCGAACTGGGCGTGCAGGGCGTGCGGCGGAGGCGAGGCGTcggtgctgctgctgccgtgCCGGCACCTGTGCCTGTGCAAGGCGTGCGAGCCGAGGGCGGACGCCTGCCCCGTCTGCTCCGGCGCCAAGAACGCGGCCATCCACATCGCGCCCAACTGA